The Maridesulfovibrio zosterae DSM 11974 genome contains a region encoding:
- the gcvT gene encoding glycine cleavage system aminomethyltransferase GcvT, giving the protein MSALRTTPLTEWHRENGAKLVPFAGFEMPVQYKGIIIEHKHTREKAGVFDISHMGEFKLSGKGAKDALNKLVTQNLDTLAPGKCRYGFLPNDKGGVLDDLIIYCLAEDSYMLVVNGACEEGDFNWINSRLPEGIDFDNISYETAKIDLQGPLALDVLESVFGRDFKHLKYFNFEETEFDGYKLIVSRTGYTGELGYEFYLPADKAQSLWEKIVADERVEPIGLGARDTLRLELGYPLYGHDLDTEHNPREGGYGFLLPADAYTDGKELLIPLSIEGRRAARHGDKVILDGKEVGVVTSGSFSPSLGYSIALAYVANDVAEAEAFIINTGKKELEAKKTELPFYTEGTARKKLD; this is encoded by the coding sequence ATGTCAGCACTGCGTACTACCCCACTTACTGAGTGGCACCGTGAAAATGGAGCAAAACTGGTTCCTTTTGCAGGATTTGAAATGCCTGTTCAGTATAAAGGAATAATTATTGAGCATAAACATACCCGTGAAAAAGCAGGTGTTTTTGATATCAGCCATATGGGTGAGTTCAAGCTTTCCGGTAAAGGAGCAAAGGACGCACTTAACAAGCTGGTGACTCAAAATCTGGATACTCTGGCTCCGGGTAAATGCCGCTACGGTTTTCTGCCTAATGATAAAGGCGGAGTGCTCGATGATTTGATCATATACTGCCTTGCTGAAGATTCATACATGCTCGTTGTAAACGGAGCCTGTGAAGAAGGAGATTTTAACTGGATTAATTCCCGTCTTCCAGAAGGAATAGATTTCGATAATATTTCCTACGAAACAGCTAAAATTGACCTTCAGGGCCCTTTAGCTTTAGATGTCCTTGAGAGTGTTTTCGGTCGTGACTTCAAACATCTTAAGTATTTCAACTTTGAAGAAACAGAATTTGACGGTTATAAACTTATTGTCAGCCGTACAGGGTACACAGGTGAACTCGGATATGAATTTTATCTGCCTGCTGACAAGGCACAGTCTTTATGGGAAAAAATTGTTGCCGATGAAAGAGTTGAACCTATCGGCCTTGGTGCTCGCGACACTCTGCGCCTTGAACTTGGTTACCCTCTTTACGGACATGATCTTGATACTGAACACAATCCCCGTGAAGGTGGTTACGGATTTCTGCTTCCCGCAGATGCATATACAGATGGAAAAGAACTTCTTATTCCATTGAGCATTGAAGGACGCCGCGCTGCACGTCATGGTGACAAGGTTATTTTAGACGGTAAAGAAGTCGGCGTTGTAACCAGTGGTTCTTTCTCACCAAGCCTAGGCTATTCCATCGCTTTGGCCTATGTAGCCAATGACGTTGCTGAAGCTGAAGCTTTTATTATCAACACCGGCAAAAAAGAGCTTGAAGCTAAAAAAACTGAATTACCTTTCTATACCGAAGGTACTGCTCGTAAAAAGCTCGATTAA
- a CDS encoding DUF6485 family protein, with product MSKTICERQEGGNDNCPCTYSKCSRHGNCCQCIAYHRGKDQLPACYFTADQEKTYNRNIDYFIECRTK from the coding sequence ATGAGTAAAACAATATGTGAACGTCAGGAAGGTGGTAATGACAACTGTCCCTGCACGTACTCCAAGTGTTCAAGGCATGGCAACTGCTGCCAATGTATTGCTTATCATCGCGGAAAAGATCAACTCCCTGCTTGCTATTTCACTGCTGATCAGGAAAAGACCTACAATCGTAACATAGATTATTTTATTGAGTGCAGGACGAAGTAA
- a CDS encoding GAF domain-containing protein: protein MPRNEILINILSIVCNVFEAHTVVLYLPDGLHGYALSTYFSLGDDVSPTGSPLKKKSLAGIVIGKNEPLFINNMDRKGSTTLGYYESREEDKVKAFMGTPLDQSLGAICLDSKRTYSFSTKDLKILSQFGKMITSMLSCIRSADADGKKNDYFMTLKLLHDLRKRQPKWNSFLDNLLGMTSGTSGFSHTFLTVIDQRGTSFYVEGENKPILHKRDSKTIAFPLGSGLVGWVYKNNDPIFIDENSTGQASSSLLGASAATKDFMSIICLPLIFQRKTRGVLVLANENPMLIDEDLKDFLFMVSEYLTQFLENLFLKSRLAEARTALQKVSPAKTNPVLINDN from the coding sequence ATGCCCCGAAATGAAATATTAATTAACATATTAAGTATTGTCTGTAATGTGTTTGAAGCTCATACGGTTGTTCTGTATCTGCCAGATGGACTGCATGGATATGCGCTCTCCACTTATTTCAGTCTTGGCGATGATGTTTCACCTACAGGAAGTCCTTTAAAGAAAAAGAGTCTTGCCGGCATTGTTATAGGGAAAAATGAGCCGCTTTTTATTAATAATATGGATAGAAAAGGCTCTACGACTCTTGGGTATTATGAATCTCGTGAAGAAGATAAAGTTAAGGCTTTTATGGGAACTCCTCTTGATCAGTCTCTTGGAGCAATTTGCCTTGACAGCAAACGGACATATTCGTTCAGTACTAAGGATCTGAAAATTCTTTCACAGTTCGGCAAGATGATCACTTCTATGCTTTCATGTATTCGTTCTGCTGATGCAGACGGCAAGAAAAATGATTATTTTATGACCCTGAAGCTCCTTCATGATTTGAGAAAACGTCAACCTAAGTGGAATTCTTTTTTGGATAATCTGCTGGGTATGACATCAGGAACAAGCGGTTTTTCGCATACATTTTTAACTGTGATTGATCAGCGCGGAACTTCTTTTTATGTAGAAGGAGAAAATAAACCTATTCTTCATAAAAGAGATTCAAAAACAATTGCGTTTCCCCTTGGAAGTGGGCTGGTAGGATGGGTGTACAAGAATAATGATCCTATTTTCATTGATGAAAACAGTACGGGACAGGCATCATCAAGCCTTCTTGGAGCAAGTGCTGCAACCAAAGATTTTATGAGTATTATTTGCCTTCCTCTTATTTTTCAGCGTAAGACAAGAGGGGTATTGGTTCTTGCTAATGAGAATCCGATGCTAATTGATGAGGACTTAAAGGACTTTTTATTTATGGTGTCAGAATACCTGACACAGTTTCTTGAAAATCTCTTTTTAAAAAGCAGACTAGCTGAAGCACGGACTGCATTGCAAAAAGTGAGTCCTGCTAAAACTAATCCGGTATTGATAAATGACAATTAA
- a CDS encoding rod shape-determining protein: MIWAKLMSFLGKDLAMDLGTANTLLYTPKDGIILNEPSVVALDARDDSVIAVGKEAKEYLGRTPDKIKAIRPMKDGVIADFEVTKKMISFFIKKVISGRNLVKPKIIICVPTGITQVEKRAVIESGQQAGAREVRLIEEPMAAAIGAGLNIHEPEGNMVVDIGGGTTEVAVITLSSIAHSQSVRVAGDEMNTAIMRYVQDEFKLLIGENTAERAKIQIGSAIELPEKLTMTISGRNLVDGKPKAIEINDSHIREAIADPVAAIVNSVRIALERTQPELVADIASNGLLLAGGGALLKGLDVLINRESSLKVIIDDDPLTTVVRGTGLSLQKDKGFDKVYIN; this comes from the coding sequence ATGATATGGGCTAAATTAATGAGTTTTCTAGGCAAGGATCTTGCCATGGATCTCGGTACAGCCAACACTTTGCTTTATACCCCCAAAGATGGAATTATTCTTAATGAACCTTCAGTCGTTGCGCTGGATGCTCGCGATGATTCGGTTATTGCAGTTGGGAAAGAAGCTAAAGAGTATTTGGGTAGAACCCCTGATAAGATTAAGGCTATCCGCCCTATGAAAGATGGGGTTATAGCTGATTTTGAAGTTACTAAAAAAATGATTTCTTTTTTTATTAAAAAAGTTATCAGCGGTAGAAATTTAGTTAAACCTAAAATTATTATTTGTGTTCCAACTGGAATTACACAGGTTGAAAAGCGAGCAGTGATTGAATCCGGACAGCAGGCCGGAGCTCGTGAGGTCAGGCTGATTGAAGAACCTATGGCAGCTGCTATCGGTGCTGGGTTAAATATTCATGAGCCTGAAGGAAATATGGTGGTTGATATTGGTGGAGGTACTACTGAAGTTGCGGTAATAACCCTTTCGTCTATTGCTCATAGCCAGTCTGTGCGTGTAGCCGGAGATGAAATGAATACTGCAATAATGCGTTACGTTCAGGATGAATTTAAGCTTTTAATCGGTGAAAATACCGCTGAAAGGGCTAAGATTCAAATCGGATCAGCTATAGAGTTACCAGAAAAATTGACCATGACTATTTCCGGTCGAAACCTTGTTGACGGCAAACCTAAAGCAATTGAAATTAATGACTCTCACATCCGTGAAGCTATTGCTGATCCTGTTGCAGCTATTGTAAATTCAGTCCGTATTGCTCTTGAAAGAACTCAGCCTGAGCTTGTAGCAGATATCGCAAGTAATGGCTTGCTTCTTGCCGGTGGTGGAGCTCTTCTTAAAGGTCTTGATGTTCTTATTAACAGAGAAAGCTCTCTTAAAGTTATCATTGATGATGATCCTCTTACAACCGTTGTTCGAGGTACAGGATTAAGTCTTCAAAAAGATAAGGGTTTTGATAAGGTATACATTAATTAA
- a CDS encoding inositol monophosphatase family protein, with translation MKNLLTKATAIVTEAGKIIKENSHKPKDIQHKGRIDLVTETDLAVEQFLKEELSKILPDSSFLAEETSGDADLVNRTWIIDPLDGTTNFAHGLPMVATSVALWENDQVVLGIVNLPILNEVFTALRGEGAFMNGQPIHVSDCDKLENSLIATGFPYAIEEHTEFILSALGKVLLQTQGVRRPGAAALDLAYLACGRYDGYYENSLKPWDTAAGWLLVEEAGGTVTEYGKGNYDLFSKNILATNGRMHDLLGNILIDAVNSI, from the coding sequence ATGAAAAATTTGTTAACAAAAGCGACCGCAATCGTCACAGAAGCTGGTAAAATAATAAAAGAAAATTCACATAAGCCTAAAGATATTCAGCACAAAGGGCGTATCGATCTCGTTACTGAAACAGATTTAGCTGTAGAACAATTTCTTAAAGAAGAACTTTCAAAAATATTACCAGATTCATCTTTTCTTGCAGAAGAGACTTCCGGAGATGCTGATCTTGTTAATCGAACATGGATTATTGATCCTTTAGACGGAACTACAAATTTTGCACACGGGCTGCCAATGGTGGCAACATCTGTAGCCCTATGGGAAAATGATCAGGTTGTTCTTGGAATTGTAAACTTGCCTATTCTTAATGAAGTTTTTACTGCACTCAGAGGCGAAGGTGCGTTTATGAATGGGCAGCCGATTCACGTTTCTGATTGTGATAAACTGGAAAATTCTCTCATTGCTACTGGGTTTCCTTATGCGATTGAAGAACATACAGAATTTATTTTATCTGCTTTGGGTAAGGTTTTATTACAAACGCAGGGCGTTCGTCGTCCCGGAGCTGCTGCTCTTGATTTAGCTTATCTGGCTTGCGGTCGATATGATGGATATTACGAGAACAGTCTTAAGCCATGGGATACTGCTGCTGGCTGGCTTTTAGTGGAGGAGGCAGGTGGTACGGTAACAGAATATGGCAAAGGTAATTACGATCTATTTTCAAAAAATATTCTGGCTACCAATGGTAGAATGCACGACTTACTTGGTAATATTCTTATAGATGCAGTTAATTCTATTTAA
- a CDS encoding NUDIX hydrolase translates to MKKNINNIEVVDKENRPIGTMPQAEVHRQSLRHRSVVILIYDSEGKLYLQKRNAAKKLYAGRWSISASGHVFAGESCESAALRQLEFELGIKSGHLQLIRKIQASSETGYEFITVYALEKTNTVPSPNPDAVESGYFYTDSELEWLIKEYRELLTPTLVFLHDENVLFVK, encoded by the coding sequence ATGAAAAAAAATATTAACAACATTGAAGTGGTGGATAAAGAGAACCGCCCTATCGGTACTATGCCACAAGCTGAAGTCCATCGGCAATCACTTCGCCATCGCTCAGTGGTCATATTAATATATGATAGTGAGGGAAAGCTTTATTTACAAAAAAGAAATGCAGCCAAAAAACTATACGCGGGGCGTTGGAGCATTTCTGCCAGTGGGCATGTTTTTGCCGGAGAATCATGCGAGTCAGCCGCATTACGACAACTCGAATTTGAATTAGGCATAAAAAGTGGACACTTACAGCTTATTCGAAAAATTCAGGCATCTTCTGAAACTGGATATGAATTTATAACTGTCTATGCACTTGAGAAAACAAACACTGTACCTTCACCCAATCCTGATGCAGTTGAATCAGGATATTTTTATACTGACAGTGAACTTGAATGGCTTATAAAAGAATACCGGGAACTTCTTACTCCCACACTTGTCTTTTTACATGATGAGAACGTTTTATTCGTTAAATAG
- the rimI gene encoding ribosomal protein S18-alanine N-acetyltransferase, whose protein sequence is MKCIEVTLGDDKIFELGCEFISQLRELESSCFEYHWSEEQFRLGLEKKAFYVLGYVENGFLVGYLAYSLVLKEMEVLNLGVHPDFRRRGIGRALMLNLMHKCRQMEIKRGLLDVKETNHPAISLYESLGFKKVGVRKKYYPDTREDAHLYDLDFDGF, encoded by the coding sequence ATGAAATGCATAGAAGTCACCCTTGGTGATGACAAAATATTTGAACTGGGCTGCGAGTTTATTTCTCAGCTCAGGGAACTTGAATCATCCTGTTTTGAATACCATTGGAGTGAAGAGCAGTTCCGGCTGGGGCTTGAAAAGAAAGCTTTTTATGTACTTGGATATGTTGAAAATGGTTTTCTTGTCGGGTACCTGGCTTATTCATTGGTATTGAAGGAAATGGAGGTTCTGAATCTGGGAGTACACCCGGATTTCAGGCGAAGGGGTATTGGAAGGGCGCTTATGCTGAATCTTATGCATAAGTGTCGGCAAATGGAGATTAAAAGAGGATTGCTGGATGTGAAGGAAACAAATCATCCTGCTATCAGTCTTTATGAAAGTCTGGGCTTCAAAAAAGTCGGGGTCAGAAAAAAATATTACCCCGATACCAGGGAAGATGCCCACCTTTACGATTTGGATTTTGACGGCTTTTAA
- a CDS encoding phosphoglycerate kinase: MRFIDQLDIAGKKLLMRVDFNVPLDGETITDDNRIKAAVPTIRYALEQGAAIIVMAHLGKPKGKRVEELSLKPVAKRLGEYLDMEVTLAPDCIGAEVEKMAAGLKAGQVMMLENLRFHAEEQAKTVEERGDFGAKLAALADIYVNDAFGVAHRPNASVVDVPYAAKQCCAGFLLKLEWEYLGEALKNPKRPYIAVSGGAKVSSKLGILNNLIGKVDHFIIGGAMANTFLLAQGKDVGKSLVEASLVDTAKKIITKAEGSGTTLHLPVDFIWGKDIENAGGICDADNVPTDGMLLDIGPVSAQKFCDVIKEAKTIVWNGPMGLFEQPAFAEGSLKVCKAMADSDGTTIVGGGDTDAVVHQAGLADKFSFISTGGGSFLEFLEGKELPAFKALKENIDK; this comes from the coding sequence ATGCGCTTCATTGACCAACTTGACATTGCAGGTAAAAAACTGCTGATGAGAGTTGATTTCAACGTCCCACTGGACGGTGAAACTATTACCGACGATAACCGCATTAAAGCCGCAGTGCCCACCATCCGCTATGCTCTTGAGCAGGGCGCCGCAATTATCGTAATGGCACACCTTGGTAAGCCTAAAGGAAAAAGGGTTGAAGAATTAAGTCTTAAACCTGTTGCCAAACGTCTTGGTGAATACCTCGACATGGAAGTAACTCTTGCTCCAGATTGTATCGGAGCCGAAGTAGAAAAGATGGCTGCCGGACTTAAGGCAGGTCAAGTGATGATGCTTGAAAACTTGCGTTTTCATGCAGAAGAACAGGCAAAAACTGTTGAAGAAAGAGGTGACTTCGGTGCGAAGCTCGCCGCTCTGGCAGATATATATGTTAATGATGCCTTTGGCGTTGCTCACAGACCTAACGCATCGGTTGTTGATGTTCCTTACGCAGCAAAACAGTGTTGCGCAGGATTTCTGCTTAAACTTGAGTGGGAATATCTTGGCGAAGCTTTAAAGAATCCTAAAAGACCTTACATTGCTGTGTCTGGAGGAGCTAAAGTTTCCAGTAAACTCGGTATACTCAACAACCTTATCGGTAAAGTAGATCATTTTATTATCGGTGGCGCTATGGCCAACACCTTCCTGCTTGCTCAAGGAAAAGATGTTGGTAAATCTCTTGTAGAGGCAAGCCTTGTAGATACTGCTAAAAAAATAATTACTAAAGCAGAAGGATCAGGCACAACACTGCACCTGCCTGTAGATTTTATCTGGGGCAAAGATATTGAGAATGCCGGTGGAATCTGTGATGCAGACAATGTCCCCACAGATGGTATGTTGCTTGATATTGGCCCAGTAAGCGCTCAGAAATTCTGTGACGTCATCAAAGAAGCAAAGACTATAGTATGGAACGGTCCTATGGGGCTTTTTGAGCAACCTGCTTTTGCTGAAGGATCTTTGAAAGTTTGTAAAGCAATGGCTGACTCTGACGGCACCACAATTGTTGGCGGCGGTGATACTGATGCTGTTGTACATCAGGCCGGACTGGCTGATAAGTTCAGTTTTATTTCTACTGGTGGTGGATCTTTTCTCGAATTTCTCGAAGGCAAAGAACTTCCTGCATTTAAAGCTTTGAAGGAGAATATAGACAAATGA
- the tpiA gene encoding triose-phosphate isomerase, translating to MKKLMAANWKMYKNRAEAKATAEDLINRIAGKLPEDREVVIAAPYTALESVGAALAGQARCSLSAENLYPAEEGAYTGEISPAMLKDVGCTYALAGHSERRSIIGETSEFVGEKVAFGLKNGLAMILCIGETIEQRKAGEVQKVIDEQLEAGLKDVPADFAPESVVIAYEPVWAIGTGEVAGEDEIIEAHGFVRKKLKNIFPEKFNEMRILYGGSVKPGNCAQIIALDNVDGVLVGGASLDGESFSQIALA from the coding sequence ATGAAAAAATTAATGGCTGCTAACTGGAAAATGTATAAAAACAGAGCAGAAGCAAAAGCTACTGCTGAAGATTTAATTAATAGAATTGCCGGCAAACTTCCTGAAGATCGTGAAGTTGTCATTGCTGCACCTTATACAGCACTTGAATCAGTAGGTGCTGCTCTTGCCGGACAAGCAAGATGTTCGCTTAGTGCTGAAAATCTCTATCCTGCTGAAGAAGGTGCGTACACCGGTGAAATTTCACCGGCGATGCTTAAAGACGTGGGGTGTACTTACGCTCTTGCTGGACACTCTGAACGCAGATCTATTATCGGCGAAACAAGTGAGTTTGTTGGTGAAAAAGTTGCTTTCGGTCTTAAAAACGGTCTTGCCATGATTTTATGCATTGGTGAAACCATTGAGCAAAGAAAAGCCGGAGAAGTGCAGAAGGTTATTGACGAGCAGCTAGAGGCTGGCTTAAAAGATGTTCCTGCTGACTTTGCTCCAGAATCAGTTGTTATTGCCTATGAACCTGTATGGGCAATCGGGACTGGTGAAGTTGCAGGAGAAGACGAAATAATCGAAGCGCATGGATTTGTTAGAAAAAAACTAAAAAATATTTTTCCTGAAAAATTCAATGAAATGCGCATCTTATACGGTGGGAGTGTCAAGCCTGGCAATTGTGCTCAGATAATTGCGCTTGACAATGTAGACGGTGTATTGGTAGGAGGCGCGAGCTTGGACGGCGAAAGTTTCAGTCAGATTGCGCTGGCCTAA
- the secG gene encoding preprotein translocase subunit SecG → MQTLVITVHIIACVFLIIFVLLQSGKEDMGVIFGGGSGSVFGSTGAGGVLAKITAFLAAVFLVTSLSYNVLSGNKIADDSVMLEGDTIITPEVEKPAVTFEEPVVAPKKEETKAVAPEKKETK, encoded by the coding sequence TTGCAAACGCTCGTAATTACTGTACACATTATCGCCTGCGTCTTTCTGATCATCTTCGTTCTTTTACAGAGCGGTAAGGAAGATATGGGCGTAATCTTCGGCGGAGGAAGTGGTTCTGTTTTCGGTAGCACCGGAGCAGGTGGAGTTCTTGCTAAGATCACAGCATTTCTTGCAGCGGTCTTTTTGGTAACTTCTCTCAGCTACAATGTTCTTTCCGGTAATAAAATTGCAGATGATTCTGTGATGCTGGAAGGCGATACTATTATCACTCCCGAAGTTGAAAAGCCTGCGGTTACTTTTGAAGAGCCTGTTGTTGCTCCTAAAAAGGAAGAAACAAAAGCAGTCGCTCCAGAGAAAAAAGAAACCAAATAG
- a CDS encoding thermonuclease family protein: MINILTCLMLTLLISIPMRVNAEQFQYLRPKDGDSFSVMLRGLDIDVRLISVDCPEYKQEYGQEARVFTDHWLRKGKAYIEYDNRTQDRYKRVLGYVWRKNEMLNYELVRRGYCIAAYYPETNMYYSEIKQGEELAKQEQLGIWKKGGLKMTPAEFRKQRRLRHTTAR, from the coding sequence ATGATTAATATTCTTACTTGCTTAATGCTTACTCTCCTCATATCAATTCCGATGCGCGTGAATGCTGAGCAATTTCAATACTTGCGACCTAAAGATGGTGATTCATTTTCTGTTATGTTACGCGGACTTGATATAGATGTACGACTCATATCTGTGGATTGTCCTGAGTATAAACAGGAGTATGGACAAGAGGCCCGTGTATTTACAGATCATTGGCTTCGCAAAGGTAAAGCCTATATTGAATATGATAACCGAACACAGGATAGATATAAACGTGTGTTGGGTTATGTCTGGCGAAAAAATGAAATGCTAAATTATGAACTTGTTCGACGTGGATACTGCATAGCTGCATACTATCCTGAGACAAATATGTACTACTCTGAAATAAAGCAGGGAGAAGAGTTGGCTAAACAAGAACAGCTAGGTATTTGGAAAAAAGGGGGATTAAAAATGACTCCAGCAGAATTCAGAAAACAAAGACGACTAAGGCATACTACTGCGAGATAA
- a CDS encoding bacteriohemerythrin: MKSSTKQNIQLIVAFLMVLISGTGGYLLLEKGWTVLDALYMTVITITTIGFGEIHDLSSNGRFFTILLIFAGLGLAAVFLTQITKVIVQSGIKNLYEKRKMNDKINKLKKHTIVCGYGNIGRAISLKLFELGLDFVVIDIDEEKLAEAEQRGYLILHGDPAVDGVLLSAGIRRSNFIVLCINDDATNINISLAARELNSDIFVVARGSDPAIEYRMLRAGANTVVYPLSLGGEQIAHILARHAGVSDKNDKVDAVHEVMGYSLRIFPHYDENPLKVSDAIQRTQALNALVLHRQDGTDIENPNGELKIVHGDSVLMLVRNSDPACKLQSKIKWSNDLLLGIPSIDAEHRVLVRYAEDFQTALQEGQGHEAISRLFDRLLEYTTSHFAREEAFMQKREYPDIEIHMKEHRRITREVMELNRDKRYIFPDSVDSFLQDWIINHINNTDRKYVKYLAAKNN, encoded by the coding sequence ATGAAATCAAGTACAAAACAAAATATTCAGTTAATTGTAGCTTTTCTTATGGTTTTGATTAGCGGTACCGGAGGCTATCTCCTGTTGGAAAAAGGATGGACGGTCCTTGATGCATTATACATGACCGTCATAACCATAACAACAATAGGATTCGGTGAAATACATGATTTATCTTCGAACGGGCGATTTTTTACAATACTGCTTATATTTGCAGGACTTGGACTGGCAGCTGTTTTCTTAACACAGATAACCAAAGTAATAGTACAATCTGGTATTAAAAATTTATATGAGAAAAGAAAGATGAATGACAAAATAAATAAATTAAAAAAACATACAATTGTATGCGGTTATGGAAATATTGGTCGAGCTATTTCTCTCAAGCTTTTTGAATTAGGACTTGATTTTGTCGTCATTGATATAGATGAAGAGAAACTTGCTGAAGCTGAGCAACGCGGATACCTGATTCTGCACGGAGATCCTGCTGTTGACGGAGTTTTACTTTCAGCAGGAATTCGCAGATCAAACTTTATTGTTTTATGTATTAATGACGATGCTACCAACATTAATATATCCCTTGCTGCCCGTGAGCTGAATTCAGATATATTTGTTGTGGCAAGAGGTTCAGATCCTGCCATTGAATATCGTATGTTGCGAGCTGGAGCCAATACGGTAGTTTACCCTCTTTCACTTGGAGGTGAACAGATTGCACATATCCTCGCACGGCATGCCGGAGTATCTGACAAAAATGATAAGGTAGATGCTGTGCATGAGGTTATGGGCTATAGTCTTAGGATATTTCCGCACTATGATGAGAATCCTCTCAAGGTCTCGGACGCAATACAACGGACTCAAGCATTAAATGCTTTAGTATTGCATCGCCAAGATGGTACCGATATTGAAAATCCAAATGGAGAACTCAAAATTGTACATGGTGATTCAGTTCTAATGCTGGTTCGAAACTCTGATCCCGCATGTAAATTACAAAGTAAAATTAAATGGTCTAATGATTTACTATTAGGAATTCCATCAATAGATGCTGAGCATAGAGTGTTGGTGAGATATGCTGAAGATTTCCAAACAGCTTTACAGGAAGGCCAGGGACATGAAGCTATTTCTCGATTATTTGATAGATTACTTGAATATACTACCAGTCATTTTGCCCGAGAAGAGGCATTCATGCAAAAACGAGAATATCCTGATATTGAAATTCATATGAAGGAACATAGAAGGATAACTCGGGAAGTGATGGAGCTTAACAGAGATAAAAGATACATTTTCCCCGATAGCGTTGATTCTTTTTTACAAGATTGGATTATTAATCATATCAATAATACAGATAGAAAATATGTAAAATACTTAGCTGCTAAAAATAATTGA